The proteins below come from a single Eremothecium sinecaudum strain ATCC 58844 chromosome II, complete sequence genomic window:
- the MUD1 gene encoding Mud1p (Syntenic homolog of Ashbya gossypii ADL371C; Syntenic homolog of Saccharomyces cerevisiae YBR119W (MUD1); 1-intron in Ashbya gossypii) — translation MMLDTKRQTLFIRNLPDIKASHSSFLKIILQSINPDKKLALQSDVVSKDSSYLDEDNKIVSISRPKKARSQCFIHFKDLSHADEFMQKFQDKLQVKGKAVHIEMARHDAYWQISETNPKSSARLHKHQSKKQNPQSLVQLQSKRKFRRLRARLRKKGLSEEVISTAIDRIIRKLRPDDKKPISEQEQPANNIAEPVIVQKPVTGTKIVDVGANPPNKTLLVQGLPKDITEDVLMHLFAHKGLVEVRLVQIRKLAFIEYDSVASATEIKDSVGNTHTFGTYVATIGYAK, via the exons ATGATGTTAGATACCAAGAGACAAAC ACTCTTTATTAGAAATCTTCCAGATATTAAAGCTAGCCATAGCAGCTTTTTGAAAATTATCCTTCAATCTATCAATCCTGATAAAAAGCTTGCGCTACAAAGTGACGTCGTTTCCAAAGATTCATCATACCTTGATGAAGATAACAAAATTGTTTCCATATCAAGACCAAAGAAAGCTAGGTCCCAGTGTTTTATACACTTCAAAGACCTTTCGCACGCGGATGAATTTATGCAAAAGTTCCAAGATAAATTGCAGGTGAAGGGCAAAGCTGTGCATATAGAAATGGCAAGGCATGATGCTTACTGGCAAATTTCAGAAACTAACCCCAAGTCCAGCGCTAGGCTGCATAAGCACCAATCGAAGAAACAGAATCCTCAGAGCTTAGTGCAACTACAGTCAAAAAGAAAGTTCCGTAGGCTGCGGGCCAGACTGCGGAAGAAAGGTCTTTCTGAAGAAGTGATTTCCACTGCAATTGATAGAATTATAAGGAAGTTACGGCCTGATGATAAGAAACCTATTTCGGAACAGGAACAGCCTGCCAATAATATAGCGGAACCCGTTATTGTCCAGAAACCAGTAACAGGGACGAAGATCGTTGACGTGGGTGCCAATCCACCAAACAAAACACTTTTGGTACAAGGCCTACCCAAAGATATTACAGAAGATGTCCTGATGCATCTGTTTGCACACAAAGGTTTGGTTGAGGTGAGATTAGTGCAGATACGTAAACTGGCATTCATAGAGTACGACAGCGTGGCAAGTGCAACGGAGATCAAGGATAGCGTGGGGAATACTCATACATTCGGGACTTACGTAGCGACAATAGGCTATGCCAAGTAA
- the CBP6 gene encoding Cbp6p (Syntenic homolog of Ashbya gossypii ADL372W; Syntenic homolog of Saccharomyces cerevisiae YBR120C (CBP6)), translated as MSTSNPREAAKRLIKILERFPDERIRHLISFKDSQLQRFKAMAGLDTSDISSNKPKKPTLAEIKDIMSRTSAPLGLQKDMMKKLNATIPKDNLSSEELQIQINAMQNILNNTYKKKYHVGDKLYKPAGNPIYYQRLLDEIEGKSKENLWTAIRTVVFGK; from the coding sequence ATGTCTACTTCTAATCCTAGGGAAGCTGCCAAGCGGCTTATAAAGATCTTGGAAAGGTTTCCAGATGAACGTATTCGTCATTTGATATCTTTTAAGGATAGTCAACTACAAAGATTTAAAGCTATGGCTGGCCTTGACACCTCTGATATAAGCTCTAACAAGCCTAAAAAGCCCACATTAGCCGAGATTAAGGACATTATGAGCAGAACTTCTGCTCCTTTAGGATTGCAGAAGGATATGATGAAAAAGTTGAATGCTACGATTCCAAAGGACAACCTTTCCAGTGAGGAACTTCAAATACAAATTAATGCAATGCAGAACATACTAAATAACACATATAAGAAGAAGTACCATGTGGGTGATAAGCTTTACAAGCCAGCAGGTAATCCTATTTATTATCAAAGACTTTTGGATGAAATTGAGGGCAAAAGTAAAGAGAACTTATGGACGGCAATTAGAACTGTGGTATTTGGTAAATAG
- the TEF2 gene encoding translation elongation factor EF-1 alpha (Syntenic homolog of Ashbya gossypii ADL370C; Syntenic homolog of Saccharomyces cerevisiae YPR080W (TEF1) and YBR118W (TEF2)), with protein sequence MGKEKTHVNVVVIGHVDSGKSTTTGHLIYKCGGIDKRTIEKYEKEAAELGKGSFKYAWVLDKLKAERERGITIDIALWKFETPKYHVTVIDAPGHRDFIKNMITGTSQADCAILIIAGGVGEFEAGISKDGQTREHALLAYTLGVKQLIVAINKMDSVKWDESRYQEIVKETSNFIKKVGYNPKTVAFVPISGWNGDNMIEVTTNAPWYKGWEKETKSGTVKGKTLLEAIDAIEPPSRPTEKPLRLPLQDVFKISGIGTVPVGRVETGVIKPGMVVTFAPAGVTTEVKSVEMHHEQLEEGVPGDNVGFNVKNVSVKEVKRGNVCGDSKNDPPKAAASFNATVIVLNHPGQISAGYSPVLDCHTAHIACRFDELLEKNDRRSGKKLEDAPKFIKAGDAALVKFVPSKPMCVEAFTDYPPLGRFAVRDMRQTVAVGVIKSVEKSDKTGKVTKAAQKAAKK encoded by the coding sequence ATGGGAAAGGAGAAGACTCACGTTAACGTTGTCGTCATTGGTCACGTCGATTCTGGTAAGTCCACTACCACTGGTCACTTGATCTACAAGTGTGGCGGTATCGACAAGAGAACTATCGAAAAGTATGAGAAGGAAGCTGCTGAATTAGGTAAGGGTTCTTTCAAGTACGCTTGGGTTTTGGACAAATTGAAGGCTGAGAGAGAAAGAGGTATTACCATCGATATTGCTTTGTGGAAGTTTGAAACTCCAAAGTACCATGTTACCGTTATCGATGCTCCAGGTCACAGAGATTTCATCAAGAATATGATTACCGGTACTTCTCAAGCTGACTGTGCTATCTTGATCATTGCTGGTGGTGTCGGTGAATTCGAAGCCGGTATCTCCAAGGACGGTCAAACAAGAGAACACGCTTTGTTGGCATACACCTTGGGTGTTAAGCAATTGATTGTTGCTATCAACAAGATGGACTCCGTTAAGTGGGATGAATCCAGATACCAAGAAATTGTCAAGGAAACCTCTAACTTCATCAAGAAGGTTGGTTACAACCCTAAGACTGTTGCATTCGTTCCTATCTCTGGTTGGAACGGTGACAACATGATTGAGGTCACCACTAACGCCCCATGGTACAAGGGTTGGGAAAAGGAAACCAAGTCTGGTACCGTCAAGGGTAAGACCTTGTTGGAAGCCATTGACGCTATTGAGCCACCTTCCAGACCAACTGAGAAGCCATTGAGATTGCCATTGCAAGATGTCTTCAAGATCAGTGGTATCGGTACGGTGCCAGTCGGTAGAGTCGAAACCGGTGTCATCAAGCCAGGTATGGTTGTCACCTTCGCCCCAGCTGGTGTTACCACCGAAGTTAAGTCCGTCGAAATGCACCACGAACAATTGGAAGAAGGTGTTCCAGGTGACAACGTCGGTTTCAACGTCAAGAACGTTTCCGTTAAGGAAGTCAAGAGAGGTAACGTCTGTGGTGACTCCAAGAACGACCCACCAAAGGCCGCTGCATCTTTCAACGCTACCGTCATTGTCTTGAACCACCCAGGTCAAATCTCTGCTGGTTACTCTCCAGTTTTGGACTGTCATACTGCTCACATTGCTTGTAGATTCGACGAATTGTTGGAGAAGAACGACAGAAGATCTGGTAAGAAGTTGGAAGACGCTCCAAAGTTCATTAAGGCTGGTGACGCTGCTTTGGTTAAGTTTGTTCCATCTAAGCCAATGTGTGTTGAAGCTTTCACTGACTACCCACCATTGGGTAGATTCGCTGTCAGAGACATGAGACAAACTGTTGCTGTCGGTGTTATTAAGTCTGTTGAAAAGTCTGACAAGACTGGTAAGGTCACCAAGGCTGCTCAAAAGGCTGCTAAGAAATAG
- the MRL1 gene encoding Mrl1p (Syntenic homolog of Ashbya gossypii ADL369C; Syntenic homolog of Saccharomyces cerevisiae YPR079W (MRL1)), whose translation MFKRSRILYGSTLLICIWVLFFLINPLRPETVIQGSKYNNKDDTKLSDAVKPALPAQNISTIHVAPAQRDEMFCAIINPSTGSYVDLSQLSNTPNTPKIRQQSRVNKSPASWLVRGWQYGYNFTLSICSSPINDSSSFNTTGAYYMDNDEMISIGKYNTTPAYTGKKLTLAYTDGDLCPNGIDHKASLLNFVCDRDIQTKAQVNFVGAINNCSYFFEVLSIHACPTSYKKNDINVLGIFAGILLVFFAVEYGRRWFYRRMSGRLRRIPNDYLAIPESARPRWAAVDSEPSWRTFLRSCFARASEPHTLINLNTANQPHEAPGGATRQSSVPSSSSLFREIEAQNNLLDSLEVQSSDS comes from the coding sequence ATGTTCAAACGTTCTAGGATACTGTATGGTTCCACGCTACTGATCTGCATTTGGGTGCTTTTCTTTCTGATAAATCCTCTGCGCCCAGAAACAGTTATACAAGGAtcaaaatataataataaagatGATACTAAGTTATCGGATGCCGTAAAACCTGCATTACCTGCGCAAAACATATCTACAATACATGTGGCACCAGCACAACGCGACGAAATGTTTTGTGCTATTATAAATCCCTCGACAGGCAGCTACGTGGATTTATCTCAGTTATCAAACACACCGAACACCCCAAAAATTCGCCAACAGAGCAGAGTTAATAAGAGTCCTGCAAGCTGGCTCGTAAGAGGCTGGCAGTACGGATACAACTTCACTCTTTCGATCTGCTCGTCGCCCATTAATGACTCAAGCTCTTTTAACACCACCGGGGCCTACTATATGGACAATGACGAAATGATCTCAATCGGAAAATATAACACAACACCTGCATACACAGGCAAGAAGCTTACTCTCGCTTACACCGATGGCGATCTCTGTCCCAATGGAATTGACCACAAAGCATCGCTCTTGAACTTCGTGTGTGATCGTGACATCCAGACAAAGGCACAGGTAAACTTCGTCGGTGCGATCAACAATTGCTCCTACTTTTTCGAAGTCCTCAGCATCCACGCCTGCCCTACCTCCTATAAGAAGAACGACATCAATGTACTTGGTATCTTCGCTGGCATCTTGCTTGTCTTCTTTGCGGTGGAGTACGGCCGTCGTTGGTTTTACAGGCGTATGAGTGGCCGCCTGAGACGCATCCCAAACGACTACCTCGCCATTCCAGAAAGCGCTCGTCCCCGCTGGGCTGCTGTTGACAGCGAACCCAGTTGGCGCACCTTCTTACGTTCGTGTTTCGCGCGCGCCAGCGAACCTCACACCCTTATAAATCTAAACACCGCCAATCAGCCACACGAGGCTCCCGGAGGCGCCACTCGCCAGAGTTCTGTTCCCAGCAGCTCTTCCCTCTTCCGCGAGATCGAAGCCCAGAACAACCTTCTTGACAGCCTCGAGGTCCAGAGCAGCGACAGCTAA